GCCGCAGAAAGAGAAGCAGTTCCCGTAGAAGGATTTCCCTTCGGAAATTCACCCTACAGCTACATGGGCGATCATGTAAAGGGTCAAACCATCGTTCTCACCACCACCAACGGAACACAAGCCATTAACGCAGCCAAAGACGCGCATAAAGTAATAATCGGTGCCTTTACCAACATCAGTGCCGTTTGCGATTATTTAAAATCGCAGGAGCGCAATGTATTGTTGTTATGCTCGGGATGGAAAAATAAATTCAACCTCGAAGATGCCCTGTTTGCCGGTGCGGTAACGGAAGAATTAAGTAAAGTAGAACATGTAAAATTACAGGATGCTGCTTTAGCTTTAAAATACCTCTATCAGCAAGCCAAAGAAGATCCGCATAAGTTTTTACACAACGCCTCTCACAAAGAGCGCCTGGCACGACTCGGATTAAAAGATGATATTAAGTATTGTCTGCAATCTGACCTCACCCGTGAAATTCCTGTATTGGAGAATGGCGCGCTGGTGCGTTTAAAATGGTGATTTATTTTTTCTGAATCAGAAATTAATCTGACTACTCAGTCCTCCTCTTCAAATTCAAGCTCTGCATCTTTTTCCCAGATTTCCATTTCGCAGGGTTTGCA
This portion of the Flavobacteriales bacterium genome encodes:
- a CDS encoding 2-phosphosulfolactate phosphatase; translated protein: MSKITVDACFSPYLYPVYRDDENIVVIIDILRATSAICTAFENGVEKIIPVATVEEARDYQSRGYIAAAEREAVPVEGFPFGNSPYSYMGDHVKGQTIVLTTTNGTQAINAAKDAHKVIIGAFTNISAVCDYLKSQERNVLLLCSGWKNKFNLEDALFAGAVTEELSKVEHVKLQDAALALKYLYQQAKEDPHKFLHNASHKERLARLGLKDDIKYCLQSDLTREIPVLENGALVRLKW